AAAAAGAGAATGAACTTTTTCTTAAAAAACTGGAAAGTATGCGCTGGACAGTGCCTTTGGGGGGTGGTTCAAAGGCATAAAAGATGGAAAGGGGCTGATCTCTTTTATCCTTAACTAAAAAGGGTCTTACCCCTTTTAGCCATTTTTTAAACAAAGGGGTCGCCTCCCATGATGCTTATAATTAAGAAACGCCTTCCCATTCTTCAGGAACTAGCGCTGGTGGTTTCGTCCATGGTACCTCTACAATAGAATCTTGAAACCACTCGTCCCGGAGATTTGCATGCTCGGTTACTATGAGTTGAAAATTTTTAGCTTCTTCGGTTGCAAACTTATTTAACATTGCAAAAAGGACACGAACTTTCTCTAGGTCGGAGTCTCTTTCAGTTTCTTCAACAGAGCCAGAAACCGCTTTGTAAATTTGTTCCGATGGAAAATATACTTGTGTTGGTTGATCTATAAATAGAAATGAAGGTAAAGGTTTCTGGTTATTCGAAGTGAAATAATGCAAAGAAAGCAGGGCACCCAAATGGTACGCTAAGTGATTGGCTCCACCTCCAGTTTTATTCATTGGGACTGGTCTTTCAGGTCTATCAGCCACTACAGTCAACTTATTGAAATCGAATCTAAAAGAAAACTCAGAGAACTCTGCTTCAAGTTCAGCGACATAACGGCTGATCCTATTCGAGATAATATTGAGAATTGAATTTAAGCGTTCTTCACTATCATCTGCCCCTGAGTCCTTTTCCAAATGCGTTACTTGCTTTTTCAATTCCTCTATACGCTTTTTCAAAGCAGCAATATCGTCTTCGGGCTGATAAGTTTCGAGAAATAGGCTAATTCGTCCTACGATTCTTGCGGCTGCGGCGTTTCGATTCCCCATTTCTGCAATTGCAGCATTTGCTGCAATTGCCGCAGCAAGCTCTTCCTCTTTGATCCTTAACTTTTGATTAAGTTCGTAAATTTCAGCTTCTATCTTTTGAGAAAATTCCTCTAAGTGAGGTCGTTCCCCAACAACGGTTTTTAACTCGTGATCTAACGACCGAAGCTCTTGAATGAGAAATTCACCAATAGGTGTATCTAGGTCAAGATTTTCTGGAGCAAATGGCCATTGCCAATCACCAGTTACGGGGTTAGTTGGCAAAGCATGAATTGACTCTAAGCGGCTTTTTTGCTCTTGAGCCTCAGTAGTAAAACCACTTTCTTTTTCCGCAAATAATCGAGTTGCACGGAGGGTCTCGTTTGCTGCTGCCCTCGCTTTCCTTATGGCTACTACATCATCTTCCAATTCGGATATCCGTCGAGTGTCTTCATCGGGAACCGGCGAAGGTTTCCATCTCGTAATTTCCGACAGTATATCCAGTGCGACATTGGTAGTTTCAGGAAGAGATCCACGAGCAAAAATTCCTACTTGCTGAGCCTCTGACAAAAGACCGAGTGCCCTAACATTAAGTTGCTCGTTGAACTGCTGGGCATCAGATAATTGCTTTAGTGCAATTTTTAACTCACGTCGTGCAGTGCGTAACTTAGAATCAATTTCAAGGCGATTATCTGGTGCGACACCAAGAAGGATGGGCAAAGTGTCCTTGATAGATTGAGGCAAGAAAGGTTCGTTCTGCCTGTAAAACAGTTGTTCTTTGTTTGCAATGAGCCCCTGTTTTTGAAAAAGATAGTAATATGTGTGCTTAATGGTGGCTGCGTATGATGCACGGCTTTGTTCTTTAGGAACATCTGTGCGGTTCGCCGGGATTCCAAGCAAATCGGAGAGCAGTGAAATTACAGTAGCATCATCAGAATTTTGAATGAGTTCGTCGAACAGTGGAGGCTCAACATTAGCTCCTCTCCGAATCATCGCCTTTGAGCAACTCGAAGCATTTGATGCTGGGGCTGGTTTTGCGACCAAAACTTGTTCACCCGGGAATTGATAAATGACACCATACCATGATACTTTGTCTCTAATAGGGCCTTCTGGGATATTAAAATCGCTTTGTCCCATACAATATTCGACGATGTCAGAGAGTGCCGATTTCCCTGTCGATGAGCGTCCTGTGATAATATTGAGTCCTTTGATCTTGAATTCAATACGTCTCAACTCGCCCGAATGACTATAAAGAATAATATCTCGAATATTCATGGCCGAATACCTAAAGTTGAATATATTGTGACTCTGTCATTGATTAATGCCAGCTTTCTCCCAAGTGAGCGGGCTACCGCTTGGCAATCTTTAGTGTCCTTTGTGCCAATGATCCTTTTTCGAACAGTATTTTCCCTCAGTGCAATCGAACCTGATTCATCAACAATGATTGCATTACAGGCCGCGAGGTAGGCAAAAGCTTCCATTGTGTATGGTAATAACCCACGGGATCTCTTAGCTAAATCAACACGAATCTCAGGGTGCTCTTGAAGAATCTTAGTGAAATATGCACGACGTGCCTCCTTAATTTGATCTCTAGTTCGTTTATGCAGACAGAGGGGCAGGATTAAAAGGGTGAGCGAAAAAGGCATTGGGCGATGGGCTGTTTCGGTGAAACCTTCCACGCCACGAGCTAGAACAAGACCGCAGAACGCGGGGTTGAACAAATTCCGAATTTCACGAGGGCGGCTGTTCCAGGGTTTCATGGCTTTCTCCCGTGGAGGATATCTGCAACTCTCATTTCAAAACGTGGATGCCAGTAAACGCGGGGGGTTCCCTCATTCGCAAGCATAT
The DNA window shown above is from Desulfobotulus pelophilus and carries:
- a CDS encoding DUF3732 domain-containing protein — protein: MNIRDIILYSHSGELRRIEFKIKGLNIITGRSSTGKSALSDIVEYCMGQSDFNIPEGPIRDKVSWYGVIYQFPGEQVLVAKPAPASNASSCSKAMIRRGANVEPPLFDELIQNSDDATVISLLSDLLGIPANRTDVPKEQSRASYAATIKHTYYYLFQKQGLIANKEQLFYRQNEPFLPQSIKDTLPILLGVAPDNRLEIDSKLRTARRELKIALKQLSDAQQFNEQLNVRALGLLSEAQQVGIFARGSLPETTNVALDILSEITRWKPSPVPDEDTRRISELEDDVVAIRKARAAANETLRATRLFAEKESGFTTEAQEQKSRLESIHALPTNPVTGDWQWPFAPENLDLDTPIGEFLIQELRSLDHELKTVVGERPHLEEFSQKIEAEIYELNQKLRIKEEELAAAIAANAAIAEMGNRNAAAARIVGRISLFLETYQPEDDIAALKKRIEELKKQVTHLEKDSGADDSEERLNSILNIISNRISRYVAELEAEFSEFSFRFDFNKLTVVADRPERPVPMNKTGGGANHLAYHLGALLSLHYFTSNNQKPLPSFLFIDQPTQVYFPSEQIYKAVSGSVEETERDSDLEKVRVLFAMLNKFATEEAKNFQLIVTEHANLRDEWFQDSIVEVPWTKPPALVPEEWEGVS
- a CDS encoding three component ABC system middle component, whose amino-acid sequence is MKPWNSRPREIRNLFNPAFCGLVLARGVEGFTETAHRPMPFSLTLLILPLCLHKRTRDQIKEARRAYFTKILQEHPEIRVDLAKRSRGLLPYTMEAFAYLAACNAIIVDESGSIALRENTVRKRIIGTKDTKDCQAVARSLGRKLALINDRVTIYSTLGIRP